One region of Endozoicomonas sp. Mp262 genomic DNA includes:
- a CDS encoding transposase: MPLTKPRTIAEKLLKIVSDEAGQIPDFRKKSQHDKIVLHDAVMSGLAVMHLKYPSLLAFDQDCVNNPDRLKNLKSMYNVSCVPSDTYLRDLIDPIETRYLRKFFTRLFAFVQRSGRLKQFTYFEEGYLAPIDGTGHFCSGKISCPECCVKKPGSKNPQYYHQLLACCLVKPGKKEVLPLMPEPIIKQVDASKNDCEKVALKRLLANLSREHPHLPLVLTFDDLYSDGPTIKLVKSFGYSFIMVAKDSTHESLYQAVDELDCADKVVRYEYTDDKGFTHWFRFVNGAPINKSHPDVLVNFLEYIEIDPEGNKKYVNTWVTDIELSAENVNKFMRGARAKWKIENETFNTLKTQGYHLEHNYGHGKQHLASNLACLTFTAFLINQIEQLSCKLFQEALKIKKSKKAFWHAIRGLFDWFCIDNWTDVFTAIIEGRSVSLKLLTVDTT, from the coding sequence GTGCCGCTAACGAAACCAAGAACCATTGCTGAAAAACTGCTCAAAATAGTCTCTGATGAAGCGGGTCAAATTCCAGACTTTCGCAAGAAAAGCCAACATGACAAAATTGTCCTTCATGATGCGGTCATGAGTGGCCTGGCAGTCATGCACCTGAAATACCCTTCATTACTGGCTTTTGATCAGGATTGTGTCAATAACCCAGATAGGCTCAAGAACTTAAAGTCGATGTACAATGTCAGCTGTGTCCCCAGTGATACCTATCTGAGGGATCTGATTGACCCTATCGAAACACGCTATTTAAGGAAGTTCTTTACCCGCCTGTTTGCCTTTGTGCAACGATCTGGGCGGCTTAAGCAGTTCACTTATTTTGAGGAAGGGTATCTTGCGCCTATCGATGGTACGGGGCACTTTTGCTCAGGGAAGATTAGTTGTCCTGAGTGTTGTGTAAAAAAGCCAGGCAGCAAAAATCCGCAATACTACCATCAGTTACTGGCCTGCTGTCTGGTAAAGCCGGGCAAGAAAGAAGTATTACCTTTAATGCCTGAACCCATCATCAAACAAGTTGATGCGTCAAAGAATGATTGTGAGAAGGTAGCGCTCAAGCGGCTATTGGCGAATTTATCCAGAGAGCATCCGCACCTGCCACTGGTTCTGACTTTTGATGACCTGTACTCAGATGGACCGACCATCAAGTTGGTAAAGTCCTTTGGCTATAGCTTCATTATGGTGGCAAAGGATTCAACCCATGAGTCGTTATACCAGGCCGTCGATGAGCTGGATTGTGCAGACAAAGTGGTGCGCTATGAATATACCGATGATAAAGGGTTTACGCACTGGTTCCGGTTTGTGAATGGTGCCCCCATTAACAAGTCACACCCGGATGTGCTGGTTAACTTTCTCGAATATATAGAAATTGATCCAGAGGGCAACAAGAAGTACGTCAACACCTGGGTCACGGACATTGAGCTTTCAGCCGAGAACGTGAATAAATTCATGCGAGGAGCACGCGCTAAATGGAAAATTGAAAACGAAACGTTCAATACACTGAAAACACAGGGCTACCATCTCGAACACAATTACGGGCACGGAAAGCAGCATCTGGCCAGCAATCTGGCATGCCTGACTTTTACGGCCTTCCTCATCAACCAGATAGAACAACTGTCTTGCAAGCTCTTCCAGGAAGCGCTCAAGATAAAAAAGTCTAAAAAGGCATTCTGGCATGCCATACGAGGGCTGTTTGACTGGTTCTGCATTGATAACTGGACAGACGTATTTACAGCTATCATTGAAGGGCGAAGTGTGAGCTTGAAGTTGCTGACTGTCGATACGACATAG
- a CDS encoding protein kinase: protein MGIKVNNGQPSTVSVGNDKGADKNSEVNDKKRGYGFFRTVGKKIGKKLLGSMKTSSEVGGKSISQGFNVKSTKATTFFKKQSPADNKEINGVDGSRVSIEAESQQGKTKSLSQENISEKVPEVMDSPSEDQDSDMGISKQASRPVSTNETPVIKDVFNRANHYSFRKHEQKGKGHFASVIRVRDKFTDKFYAAKEKKEDESTKREVEVMTQLSKHNNPRITNLVSIEKHEGVDYIVMEMGGESLQSRMQRQDPLLKEHQLKVIDQLLDGAEFISDTGYIHQDLRVDNLLLDDEGNLKICDFGVTQPKEGHITTKVPITHMPPDFMDGSRSPNTLDTVDSWGIGCTMAEVITGELLIPPVIQRVIYNGGDFTISDYRKLLVNIDRQMGEDADFAKAKFQEIVGFNQESPLTPDQLDDKLLSWRNTMIEHRVKNAALKVNKELGSEAADLFKGLLAINPEERLTPKKANEHPFLLTIRRQDSASQAGGNKAEPVVDVNKPENNVESVSQPVYMNLSFEGSLTGRSKSSTSAMGSVTMKPPM from the coding sequence ATGGGTATTAAAGTAAATAATGGTCAGCCCAGTACAGTGAGTGTTGGTAATGATAAAGGCGCTGATAAAAATAGCGAAGTAAATGACAAAAAAAGAGGATATGGTTTTTTTAGGACTGTTGGAAAAAAAATAGGTAAGAAATTGCTTGGTAGTATGAAGACATCTTCTGAAGTGGGTGGGAAAAGTATTTCACAGGGATTTAATGTAAAAAGCACAAAGGCAACAACTTTCTTTAAAAAACAGTCACCAGCTGATAATAAAGAAATTAATGGAGTAGATGGCTCGCGTGTATCGATAGAGGCTGAATCTCAACAGGGTAAAACGAAATCCTTAAGTCAGGAAAATATTAGTGAAAAAGTACCTGAGGTGATGGATTCCCCATCAGAGGATCAGGATTCTGATATGGGGATAAGTAAGCAAGCTTCAAGGCCGGTATCTACTAATGAAACCCCAGTTATTAAGGATGTATTTAACCGGGCTAATCATTACTCATTTCGTAAACATGAACAAAAAGGGAAGGGGCATTTTGCAAGTGTCATCAGAGTTCGAGACAAGTTTACTGATAAATTTTATGCGGCAAAGGAAAAAAAGGAAGATGAGTCTACAAAGCGGGAAGTTGAGGTTATGACTCAGCTTAGTAAACATAATAATCCAAGAATAACCAACCTTGTTTCCATAGAAAAACATGAAGGTGTGGATTATATTGTTATGGAAATGGGAGGGGAGTCACTACAATCCCGGATGCAGAGGCAAGATCCTTTATTGAAAGAACATCAACTAAAAGTTATTGATCAGCTCCTTGATGGTGCTGAATTTATTTCTGACACAGGTTATATCCACCAAGATTTGAGAGTGGATAACCTGCTTTTAGATGATGAAGGGAATTTGAAAATATGTGATTTTGGTGTGACTCAACCTAAGGAAGGCCACATTACAACTAAAGTTCCTATCACTCATATGCCTCCGGATTTTATGGATGGGTCTCGCTCTCCGAATACATTAGATACAGTGGATTCATGGGGTATTGGTTGTACCATGGCAGAAGTGATAACAGGAGAGCTTTTAATTCCTCCAGTTATACAGCGAGTTATTTATAATGGAGGGGATTTTACAATATCAGATTATAGGAAACTACTAGTAAATATAGATAGGCAAATGGGAGAAGATGCTGATTTTGCAAAAGCAAAATTTCAAGAAATAGTGGGTTTTAACCAAGAGTCCCCGCTAACCCCTGATCAACTGGACGATAAATTATTAAGTTGGCGTAATACCATGATTGAGCATCGAGTTAAAAATGCCGCATTAAAAGTGAATAAAGAACTTGGGTCAGAAGCTGCAGATCTTTTTAAGGGGCTTCTTGCTATTAATCCTGAGGAACGCCTTACCCCCAAGAAGGCGAATGAACATCCTTTCTTACTTACAATCAGAAGGCAGGATTCAGCCAGCCAAGCAGGTGGGAATAAAGCCGAACCGGTAGTTGATGTTAACAAGCCAGAAAATAACGTGGAGTCTGTAAGTCAGCCAGTTTATATGAACTTGTCTTTTGAAGGTTCTTTAACAGGCCGGTCGAAAAGTAGCACTTCGGCAATGGGTTCTGTAACCATGAAACCTCCTATGTAG
- the istA gene encoding IS21 family transposase produces MISREDYLMIRDLRSRGCYIKDIANKLNVCSKTVSRALKREGPPSKRKSGVRKGKLNDYKARIDQLLADDVWNAEVIFKILQEEGYTGSRSLLREYIQPKRALRQSTATTRFETQPGQQLQHDWGEIQVMLSGQPTRIYFSVNTLGFSRRFFAWAALKNDAEHTYESLIRSFEWLGGVPRQILVDNQKAAVISHPANGQVQFNQGFLLLASHYGFMPKACKPYRARTKGKTERMVRYVKENFFQRYRHFESLAHLNQQLELWLTDIADQRIQGTLQEQVAERFKREVDVLHPLPAIRFDTSYMETRKVPIDCYINLLGNRYSVPAALAEQTVRIRIGLNQQLKIYDRDEQWVATHLLSDSQNQWVCNREHHQPLYQAVHVETRDLSQYEEFA; encoded by the coding sequence ATGATCAGTCGAGAGGACTATCTTATGATACGGGATTTACGCAGCCGTGGCTGCTATATCAAGGACATTGCCAATAAACTCAATGTATGCAGTAAAACGGTTAGCCGGGCCCTCAAGCGTGAAGGACCACCTTCCAAGCGAAAGTCCGGAGTCCGAAAAGGGAAGCTCAATGACTATAAAGCCCGCATTGACCAGTTGCTAGCCGATGATGTCTGGAATGCGGAAGTTATTTTTAAAATCCTTCAGGAAGAAGGCTATACCGGTAGCCGCTCACTGTTAAGGGAGTATATCCAACCCAAACGGGCGCTTCGTCAATCAACAGCGACCACTCGCTTTGAAACACAGCCAGGGCAACAGCTGCAACATGACTGGGGTGAAATACAAGTGATGTTGTCAGGTCAGCCAACTCGCATCTATTTCTCAGTCAACACACTGGGGTTCTCCCGCCGGTTCTTTGCCTGGGCAGCCCTGAAGAATGATGCTGAGCATACTTATGAAAGCCTGATTCGTAGCTTTGAATGGCTGGGAGGCGTTCCGAGACAAATCCTTGTCGACAACCAAAAAGCTGCGGTTATCAGTCATCCTGCTAATGGGCAAGTGCAGTTTAATCAAGGGTTCCTGTTGCTGGCGTCACACTATGGCTTTATGCCCAAAGCCTGCAAGCCTTACCGGGCAAGAACAAAAGGTAAGACTGAACGCATGGTGCGCTACGTGAAGGAAAACTTCTTTCAGCGTTATCGCCACTTTGAAAGCCTTGCACACCTGAACCAACAGCTTGAACTCTGGCTGACTGACATTGCCGATCAACGTATACAGGGCACATTACAGGAGCAGGTAGCCGAGCGCTTTAAAAGGGAAGTCGATGTTTTACACCCCTTGCCTGCTATCCGCTTTGACACCAGTTATATGGAAACCCGTAAGGTGCCTATTGATTGCTATATCAACCTATTGGGCAATCGTTACAGTGTCCCTGCTGCACTGGCTGAGCAAACCGTTCGTATCCGCATCGGGCTGAATCAGCAGTTGAAGATTTACGACAGGGATGAGCAGTGGGTCGCTACCCACCTGCTCAGTGACAGCCAAAATCAATGGGTCTGTAACCGGGAGCATCATCAACCGCTTTATCAGGCGGTTCATGTTGAAACCCGAGACCTCAGCCAGTACGAGGAGTTTGCCTGA
- a CDS encoding FAD:protein FMN transferase, with protein sequence MSNSGHQAWNVGIQNPLSDRGSVVRVVPLKDVSMVTSGINERFFHANGQRYHHLLDAQTGMPISTDIASISIISKHSITGEIWSTAGFLPSITYTIPYLNQQADIEAVVISKQGDIHVTEGLIDDGKIVKQIHTSV encoded by the coding sequence ATGTCGAACTCAGGTCACCAGGCATGGAATGTGGGCATTCAAAACCCTTTATCAGATCGCGGTTCAGTGGTTCGCGTTGTACCACTTAAAGACGTATCTATGGTGACCTCTGGTATCAACGAACGTTTTTTTCATGCCAATGGACAACGCTACCATCACCTGCTTGACGCTCAAACAGGCATGCCCATTTCAACCGATATAGCCAGTATTAGTATTATCTCCAAGCATTCGATAACGGGTGAAATCTGGAGCACTGCCGGTTTTTTACCCTCCATCACCTACACTATTCCATACCTGAATCAACAAGCTGACATTGAAGCCGTGGTGATTTCAAAGCAGGGTGACATTCATGTCACTGAAGGTCTGATTGATGATGGAAAAATAGTGAAACAGATACATACTTCTGTATAG
- the serS gene encoding serine--tRNA ligase — MLDPKYVRSNPEQVAEQLRKKHYTLDVEALNGLEERRKSLQVRTEQLQSERKSGSKEFGKLKATGGDIAVLKEQMDRINAELKASEQELSGLQEALNSLMLGIPNLPHESVPEGRDEEDNLEVRKWGEPKELGFEARDHVDLGARYGLDFETAAKLSGARFAIMRGPVARLHRAIAQFMLDTQVGEHGYEEVNTPYLVHDHVLQGTGQLPKFGEDLFKTTCEGAEKPFYLIPTAEVTLTNIVREQILDEAELPLQLTAHSACFRSEAGSYGRDTRGMIRQHQFEKVEMVQIVHPEKSYEALEAMTGHAEAILQKLNLPYRVVALCGGDLGFGAAKTYDLEVWLPGQNKYREISSVSNCLDFQARRMKARFRNEKTGKPELVHTLNGSGLAVGRTLVAVLENYQDEQGRIHVPEALQPYMGGLKVIG, encoded by the coding sequence ATGCTGGACCCAAAATACGTTCGCAGCAACCCGGAACAAGTGGCTGAACAGCTGCGTAAAAAACACTACACCCTGGATGTGGAAGCCCTTAACGGTCTTGAAGAGCGTCGTAAGTCCCTTCAGGTTCGCACAGAACAGCTGCAGAGTGAACGGAAATCCGGCTCCAAAGAGTTTGGCAAGCTAAAGGCTACCGGTGGCGATATTGCTGTATTAAAAGAGCAAATGGATCGCATTAATGCCGAACTTAAAGCTTCTGAGCAGGAGTTGTCCGGGCTTCAGGAGGCGCTGAATAGCCTTATGTTGGGTATTCCAAATCTGCCCCATGAGTCTGTGCCTGAAGGCCGGGATGAAGAGGATAACCTGGAAGTCCGCAAATGGGGTGAGCCTAAGGAACTTGGCTTTGAGGCCAGGGATCATGTGGATTTGGGTGCGCGTTACGGACTGGATTTTGAAACAGCAGCCAAATTGTCCGGCGCCCGTTTTGCTATTATGCGTGGGCCTGTTGCCCGTCTGCACCGGGCAATTGCCCAGTTTATGCTGGATACCCAGGTGGGTGAGCATGGGTATGAAGAAGTGAATACGCCCTATTTAGTGCATGATCATGTTCTGCAGGGAACGGGTCAACTGCCCAAGTTTGGGGAAGACCTCTTTAAGACCACCTGTGAAGGTGCGGAAAAACCATTCTACCTGATTCCAACGGCAGAAGTGACGCTCACCAATATTGTGCGTGAGCAGATTCTTGATGAAGCTGAGCTGCCACTGCAATTAACAGCACACAGTGCTTGTTTCCGCAGTGAGGCGGGCAGTTATGGCAGGGATACACGGGGTATGATTCGTCAGCATCAATTTGAAAAAGTCGAGATGGTGCAGATCGTTCATCCGGAAAAATCCTATGAAGCGCTGGAGGCTATGACCGGCCACGCTGAAGCTATTTTGCAAAAGCTGAACCTTCCGTATCGGGTTGTGGCGCTTTGCGGTGGTGACCTTGGCTTTGGTGCAGCCAAGACTTATGACCTGGAAGTATGGCTGCCCGGGCAGAACAAATACCGTGAGATCTCTTCTGTGAGCAACTGCCTTGACTTTCAGGCGCGCCGTATGAAAGCGCGTTTCCGTAATGAAAAAACCGGTAAGCCTGAATTGGTTCACACCCTGAACGGCTCTGGTCTGGCTGTGGGCAGAACCCTGGTTGCCGTGCTTGAGAATTACCAGGACGAGCAGGGTCGTATTCATGTGCCAGAAGCTCTCCAGCCTTATATGGGTGGACTGAAAGTGATCGGTTAA
- a CDS encoding inositol polyphosphate kinase family protein, whose amino-acid sequence MGDRDVRIFHDSDSEPEVDSDRDSVYFSDSDSIYSSSSDSTSVYSSGTDSDYSSDSDLDSTYSSDNESSNPLDKGGSIGAAGHADTFVRVGDKYIGKLTVASEADVYENRTRLNLDSVIPKTKSLEQLNQHELDALSPLMSRAKENESMRVIVPEMLGCDIPEEQKLEMDIKIGYRTASTEQLRLDGHKSPLKKTAKHMVMDTAYGSKARGYRVEGVKIRGKKPKAKRLALTRHSKGYVKKLIGMAGPENTNKILVDLKAIRNNQLFSDVSFVASSVLILVDEKNPENTVVKLIDLAHPIYSDGKDFSAVRDENKAAMNKLIGYFETQKKKRGW is encoded by the coding sequence ATGGGTGATAGAGATGTCAGAATTTTTCATGATTCTGACTCTGAACCTGAGGTGGATTCTGATCGCGATAGCGTTTATTTCTCGGATTCAGATAGTATTTACTCCTCCAGCTCAGATTCAACCAGTGTTTACTCCTCCGGCACAGATAGTGATTACTCTTCCGACTCGGATCTAGACAGCACTTACTCCTCTGATAATGAATCTTCCAACCCTCTTGATAAAGGGGGGAGTATTGGCGCTGCTGGACACGCAGATACTTTTGTAAGGGTAGGTGATAAATATATTGGGAAATTAACAGTGGCGAGTGAGGCTGATGTTTATGAGAATCGAACTCGGCTGAATTTAGATAGTGTTATACCAAAAACAAAAAGCCTTGAGCAGTTAAATCAACACGAGCTTGATGCGCTTTCGCCTTTAATGTCAAGAGCAAAAGAAAATGAGTCTATGCGGGTTATTGTTCCTGAAATGCTTGGATGTGATATACCGGAAGAACAAAAATTAGAAATGGATATCAAGATAGGGTATAGAACAGCATCGACAGAGCAACTTAGATTAGATGGCCATAAGTCTCCATTGAAAAAAACAGCCAAACATATGGTGATGGATACCGCATACGGTTCAAAAGCTAGAGGGTACAGGGTTGAAGGAGTTAAAATAAGAGGTAAAAAACCCAAAGCCAAAAGATTAGCCCTGACAAGACATTCTAAAGGATATGTTAAAAAGTTAATAGGTATGGCGGGACCTGAAAATACTAATAAGATACTGGTTGATCTAAAAGCTATTAGAAATAATCAGTTGTTTTCTGATGTTTCCTTTGTTGCAAGTAGTGTTCTTATTTTAGTTGATGAGAAAAATCCTGAGAATACGGTGGTTAAATTAATTGATTTGGCGCATCCTATTTACTCTGACGGAAAAGATTTTTCAGCTGTCAGGGATGAGAATAAAGCTGCAATGAATAAGTTGATTGGTTATTTTGAAACCCAGAAGAAAAAGAGAGGGTGGTGA
- the istB gene encoding IS21-like element helper ATPase IstB — protein MMELQTLVEKLKLDYLSDSLDTLCEQASKKDLGYREFLHTALSSEWAGRHQKGLESRLKQARLPWVKSLEQFDYSFQPSVDKKVMRELSGLGFIERAENVVLLGPPGVGKTHLAIALAVKAAEAGHRIMFLSLEKLMTTLKKAQQENRLERQMQLLVYPKLLVLDEIGYLPMNREEASLFFRLVTRRYEKASTILTSNKSFSDWGEIFGDQVIATAILDRLLHHATTVNIKGESYRLKEKRKAGLINSKK, from the coding sequence CTGATGGAATTACAGACACTGGTGGAAAAACTCAAGCTGGATTATCTGTCCGACAGCCTTGATACACTCTGCGAGCAGGCCAGCAAGAAAGATCTGGGTTATCGGGAATTCCTGCACACGGCGCTTTCCAGTGAATGGGCTGGGCGTCACCAAAAAGGATTGGAAAGTCGTCTAAAACAGGCACGGCTCCCATGGGTAAAAAGCCTGGAACAGTTTGATTACAGCTTCCAGCCCAGCGTTGACAAAAAAGTGATGCGTGAACTCTCAGGGCTTGGCTTTATAGAGCGTGCAGAAAACGTTGTTTTGCTAGGACCTCCCGGTGTAGGCAAGACCCATCTGGCTATAGCCCTGGCAGTTAAGGCGGCTGAAGCAGGCCATCGCATTATGTTCCTGAGTCTTGAAAAGCTGATGACCACACTGAAAAAGGCTCAACAGGAAAACCGTCTGGAAAGGCAGATGCAACTACTGGTTTACCCTAAGCTGTTGGTATTAGACGAAATCGGCTATCTGCCCATGAACCGCGAAGAAGCCAGCCTGTTCTTTCGTTTAGTGACCCGACGCTATGAAAAAGCCAGCACTATATTGACGTCAAACAAAAGCTTTAGCGACTGGGGTGAGATCTTTGGTGATCAGGTCATAGCGACAGCGATCCTTGACCGTTTGCTGCATCATGCCACTACTGTCAACATTAAAGGCGAAAGCTACCGGCTGAAAGAAAAGCGTAAAGCTGGGCTCATAAACAGCAAAAAGTAA
- a CDS encoding methyltransferase domain-containing protein: MSKVHVLHLYYDFFAMLDRRFKNPGADFSSGLERNTFWLLVMKINDCGGNMEKNMHLWEEYYQKILANPHRIQTEIAEALNSSGNFKAIDCGCGTGADISFLVEKGYEVSGFDMHQESVKICSDRFHGNPNVDISQSHFIDFNYFDCGLVLANLSLFFCEPKDFSEVWSKIDDAILPGGVFCGDFMGFRDSWVTDCDTTVCPLTEEQVNGLFSGYKVEQFKENDSQGVTALGVTKHWHIYQVIAKKAQ, from the coding sequence ATGAGTAAAGTGCATGTTTTGCATTTATACTATGATTTTTTTGCAATGCTTGACCGGCGCTTTAAGAATCCGGGAGCTGATTTTTCATCAGGTTTGGAACGAAATACATTCTGGCTGCTTGTGATGAAAATTAATGATTGTGGAGGGAATATGGAAAAAAATATGCACTTATGGGAAGAGTATTATCAAAAGATTCTTGCTAATCCCCATAGAATACAAACTGAAATTGCAGAGGCTCTCAATAGCTCAGGAAATTTTAAAGCCATTGATTGCGGTTGTGGAACGGGAGCCGATATTTCATTTCTTGTTGAGAAAGGTTATGAAGTATCTGGTTTTGATATGCATCAAGAGTCAGTGAAAATATGTAGCGACAGATTTCACGGTAATCCAAATGTTGATATTTCACAGAGTCATTTTATTGATTTTAACTATTTTGACTGTGGATTAGTTCTTGCCAACTTAAGTTTATTCTTTTGCGAGCCAAAAGATTTTTCTGAAGTATGGTCTAAAATCGATGATGCGATTCTACCCGGTGGTGTGTTCTGTGGCGATTTCATGGGGTTCAGGGATTCCTGGGTGACTGACTGTGATACTACCGTTTGTCCTCTGACAGAAGAGCAAGTGAATGGTTTATTTTCTGGCTATAAAGTGGAACAGTTCAAAGAGAATGACAGTCAGGGGGTCACGGCGCTGGGTGTAACCAAGCACTGGCATATATATCAGGTCATTGCAAAAAAAGCGCAGTGA
- a CDS encoding DUF924 domain-containing protein has protein sequence MDVDYHEVLEFWFAGEILGSEQRSRWWQKKEAVDLSIKQRFASLIPQVHDGLHEEWAQTPEGRLAAIICLDQFPRNIYRNSAKAFSFDDKALFLTLEGLNSSHDIKLDLLERTFFMMPLMHDESLDSQDRCVEFYEDAVTASSGELQQYLKGSLEFALRHREIIERFGRYPHRNKVLGRQNTAEEEYFLTQPGSSF, from the coding sequence ATGGATGTGGATTATCATGAGGTGCTGGAATTCTGGTTTGCTGGCGAAATATTGGGCAGTGAGCAGAGAAGTCGCTGGTGGCAGAAAAAAGAGGCAGTAGACTTGAGCATCAAGCAGCGGTTTGCCTCATTAATTCCGCAAGTGCACGATGGTTTGCATGAAGAATGGGCGCAGACCCCTGAGGGTAGGTTGGCTGCTATTATCTGCCTGGATCAGTTTCCACGAAATATATACCGTAATTCAGCCAAGGCCTTTAGCTTTGATGACAAAGCGTTGTTTTTGACATTGGAGGGGTTGAATTCAAGTCATGATATCAAGCTGGATCTACTGGAAAGAACTTTTTTTATGATGCCGCTGATGCACGATGAGTCACTGGATAGTCAGGATCGGTGTGTGGAATTTTATGAGGATGCTGTGACCGCAAGTTCCGGGGAACTTCAGCAGTATCTTAAGGGATCCCTTGAATTTGCCTTACGACACCGGGAAATTATCGAGCGCTTTGGCCGCTACCCCCATCGAAATAAAGTGCTGGGCAGGCAAAATACGGCTGAGGAAGAGTATTTTTTGACACAGCCTGGCTCTTCATTCTAA
- a CDS encoding type II toxin-antitoxin system MqsA family antitoxin yields MGERDIGQEILDGLEEIKAYKSGKGDLKTTVLSEPSPAKTIREKLQLSQSAFASFMGVSVRTLQDWEQGRRNPQGPAKALLRVVEQHPEVFQNLR; encoded by the coding sequence ATGGGTGAACGAGATATTGGTCAGGAAATACTGGATGGGCTGGAAGAGATCAAAGCCTACAAGTCAGGCAAGGGTGATCTGAAAACCACGGTGTTATCGGAGCCTTCCCCGGCAAAGACAATCCGTGAAAAGCTCCAGCTGTCACAATCAGCTTTTGCCTCTTTTATGGGTGTCAGTGTCAGGACGCTTCAGGATTGGGAGCAGGGACGGCGTAATCCTCAAGGGCCAGCTAAAGCCTTGTTGCGCGTAGTTGAGCAGCACCCCGAAGTGTTTCAGAATTTGCGTTAG
- a CDS encoding IS982 family transposase — protein sequence MLTKVFCRVDDFCKQFEPKLNQYLIEHCGRKRIRKQSLSISEVATIVILFHAKGYRCLKHFYINHVCKYWHKHFHGLVSYNRFVELMPQALMVLSAFLQTRYGKVSGISYIDSTGIAVCEKSRALRHKVFKDEAGWGKSSTHWYYGFKLHLIINDTGELLAVKCTSGNTDDRAVLEDMCCHLFGKLFGDKGYISKAKAQLLKEKYDVDLITTRRKNMKPQNLPAFDKVLLRGRAIIETVNDQLKNISQIEHTRHRSKFNFMVNLLAGLIAYTFQKKKPSLSIQHTGLVELVA from the coding sequence GTGCTGACCAAGGTATTTTGCAGGGTAGACGATTTTTGCAAGCAATTTGAACCAAAGCTAAACCAGTATCTGATCGAGCATTGTGGCCGCAAGCGCATTCGTAAACAGTCTCTATCAATCAGCGAAGTGGCAACGATCGTCATCCTATTTCATGCTAAAGGCTATCGTTGTCTGAAGCACTTCTATATTAATCATGTCTGTAAATACTGGCATAAGCACTTTCACGGGCTAGTCAGCTACAATCGGTTTGTTGAGCTGATGCCACAAGCGCTTATGGTACTCTCAGCTTTCTTGCAGACACGATATGGCAAGGTGTCTGGCATTTCTTATATAGATTCAACCGGCATCGCTGTCTGTGAAAAAAGTCGGGCTCTGCGCCATAAAGTGTTTAAAGATGAAGCAGGCTGGGGTAAGTCTTCTACACACTGGTATTACGGCTTTAAGCTTCACCTGATTATCAATGATACCGGTGAGTTGCTGGCGGTTAAGTGTACATCAGGTAATACCGATGATCGTGCTGTTCTTGAAGATATGTGCTGCCACTTGTTTGGTAAGCTGTTCGGCGACAAAGGCTATATATCCAAGGCCAAAGCCCAGCTTTTAAAAGAAAAATACGATGTTGACCTGATTACGACGCGCAGGAAAAACATGAAACCTCAGAACCTGCCTGCTTTTGATAAAGTACTGCTGAGAGGGCGTGCAATCATTGAGACGGTCAACGATCAGTTGAAAAATATCTCTCAGATAGAGCACACCCGCCACCGCTCAAAGTTCAATTTTATGGTGAACTTGCTGGCAGGGCTTATAGCCTATACGTTTCAAAAAAAGAAGCCTTCTCTGAGCATTCAGCATACGGGGCTGGTTGAGTTGGTTGCTTAA